The sequence below is a genomic window from Dethiosulfovibrio peptidovorans.
CTTTATGGATGCGGCGAGCGATCTCAGCAGTGGAGTTTTCCACATAGGAGAGATTGGGCTGCTTGAATTTGTCAAGAGGCGTGGGGACACAGATGGCAAGCACGTCACAATTTTCAAGTCGATCAAAATCGGTGGTGGCGGATATCCGTCCGCATTGCACTAACGAGACAAGCTCCTCGGGGACGACATCGCCGATGTAGTTTTCGCCCCGGTTGACTTTGTCGCATTTTTCCTGTTGGACGTCAAACCCGACCACGGTGAAGCCAGCCTTGGCTTTTTCAACCGCCAGGGGAAGACCGACGTAGCCCAGGCCGATGACGCCGATCCTGGCCGTTTTATCCTTTATTCTGTCCATCAATGCCATGTTCGGGTCGATCTCCTTTATCCTTCATAGAATGTCTGATTTTCTATGAGCTGTTCTTCTGGAACCGGTTTCATCTCTTTTGCCGGACATCCAATAACGACGGTCCGTGCCGGGACATCCCTTGTGACCACAGCACCAGCCGCCACGAGGGCATCCGGGCCAATCTCCACGCCTGGGAGGAGGGTGGCGTTGACACCTATACGAGCGCCGCGACGAAGGATTGGGCCGGCGAAGTGTTTTTTTCGTTCCTCGGTGCGCCCCAGGTAGTTGTCGTTTGAGAAGGCAGCGCAGGGCGCGACAAAACAGTAGTCCTCAACAAGGCTCACGGCGGTAATATAAGCGTTGCTTTCTATTTTACATCGTTTTCCAATGGTCGTTTTGTTCTCCACGGTGACTCCTCGGCCGATGATAGTGAGCTCGCCGATAGAGACATTCTCCCGGACCGTCGCTAAATCACCGAAGAAGACCCGATCCCCCACCTCAACTCCGCGGTAGATCACGCAGTAGGCCCCTACCGTGACCGATTTTCCCAGCACCAGAAGAGGAAGTTCTCGAGACTCGCCTGTGGTGACAGAGAGTCCTGCCTTGACAGGAGATTTGCCCAGGATGGCTCCATCCAAAATTATGGAGCCAGCGCCTATCCGAACACCGGACCTTATAAGCACGTTATGGCCGATCTGAACGTTTTCGCCGATCTGGACGTTCTTCTCTACCACCACATTTTCCCCAATAGTTACGCTTTCGGGGCAGGGGCTGCTTATCATATGGTAACTCCTTTCAAAAGCGATTGAAAAGCTCGTTTACCTTCAAAGAGGGGCAACGGTGTCCAGCCAGAGACAAATAGCGGAGCTCTTTCGAGTAAAAATACTACTTACAAAAGTAGCTGTCACATGTCAATTAAAAGCAACCTCACCGCCCCACGCGCATGGAGTTGAGGATAACCGAGATGGAACTGAAGGTCATGGAGATCTCCGCCACAGCGGGGTGCAGGAGCCCTGACATAGCGAGGGGAAGGGCTAACAGGTTGTATCCAAAGGCCCAGTAGAGGTTTTGACGGATGACAGTGAAAGTCGTTCGGGAAATGCGCACGCCCTGGGCGATTCGGTCCACTCCGCCGGAGACGATGACTATGTCGGCGCTGTCGATGGCAAGGTCGGCGCCTGAACCCACGGCGACGCCTACATCGGCACCCTTAAGGGCTGCGGCATCGTTCATACCGTCGCCGACCATGAGGACTTTACCCCCCCTGCTCTGTTCGGATCGGACGATGTCCAGTTTATCCTCGGGCCGGATTTCGGCGTGTACGTCCTCCTCAGGAATGCCCACGGCTCGAGCCACAAGACGAGCGGCTCCCCAGTTGTCACCGGTGGCCATAACGGGCCGGATGCCCAGTTTTTTCAGTTCCTGTATGGCGTCATAGGCTTCAGGACGGATGGGGTCTTCTAAAGCCAGGAAGCCTTTGATCTCATCGTCGCATCGAACTTCCACCACGGTGCGTCCCAAGTCGACCTGTTCTTTGTATGCATCTATGGAGAGAGGGCGACCGAGAATCCAGGTCTGCCCTTCAAGTACGGTCCTCAGGCCTTGGCCGGCCTCTTCGTTTATCTGGTCCAGCTCCAGAGCGGGAGCGTCCAGCCCTGCTATAGCTTTAGCAAGAGGATGGTTTGACTGGGATTCCATGGCAACGGCAACGGCGAGGGACTGATCGTCCAACTCTTTGTGGGTGACCACCGGGTGTCCCTCGGTGAGGGTTCCTGTCTTGTCCAATATCACGACCTGAACGTCGCCAGCCGTCTGGATGGCCTCGGCGTTGCCTATTACGAGACCCTTGCGGGACGCTGCACCGGTGCCGGTGATGAGAGCCATGGGAGTTGCAAGCCCCAGCGCACAGGGGCAGGCTATAACGATAGTCGTTACAAATGCGAAAAGCCCTACGGACAAAGGATCACGGGCCTCAACGACCCAGGGCAGGTACGTTCCCGCTTTATCCAGGAGCCAGCCAAAGTGGTCCACGCCAAAGAACCAAAAGACCCCCGAGGCCAGAGCCAAGAGAGCCACCACAGGGACAAAAGCCCCAGTAAGTCGATCAGCAAATGCCTGAATGGGGATTTTGGCCCCCTGGGCTTCTTCGATGAGGGCGATCATTCGGGAGAGAAAGGTGTCTTCACCGGTTCGGGTGACCGATATTTCCAGATTTCCCGTGACGTTGACCGATCCTCCGGTGACGTCGTCTCCCTCGCCCTTGGTGACCGGGATGGGCTCACCGGTGATCATGGATTCGTCAACTGCGGATGTCCCTTTGGCGATGAGGCCGTCGGCTGGGATACGCTCTCCTGGGTGTACGGACAGAGTCATTCCCTGAGTTACGGCTTCGATGGGCAGGGTGACGGCTTCGCCGTCCTTCAATATCCGGGCCTCTCTGGCCTGGATGCCCACCAATGCCCGTATTTCCTTGGCAGCCCGATCTCGCAGATGAGATTCGATGTATCGGCCTGTGACGTGAAGGGCAACGATCATGGCCCCCACGGCTCCAAAGGACGTAACCTGAATCCCCACAAGGCCCAAAAGAGCTGTGGACCAGGCAGCCAGAGCTCCCAGACACACGAGAACGTCCATGTTGCCGTGAGCGTGGGTGACGGCGATCCAGGCACCTTTCATGGAGGAACGACCAGCACCGAAGAGAACCAGCGCACCGCCAAAAATCTCAAACCAGCGGTACCCCGGGATATGATACCCCATCATATGAGGGATCATGAGACCCATGAGAGGAGCGGCGACAACCCATGCAAGAATGAGGTTCCGCCGGGCCAGGGCGTATCGTCGGGCCTCCAGGTCCTGGGGACGCTCCCGGGAGACGGCATAGCCCGCTTTGACGACAGCGTCCTCCAAGATCTCCAGTGGAACGGGCTCATCCAAAACGACAAAGGCAGTCTCGGTGGCCAGGTTGACCGCTGCGAAGACGACGCCTTCGACCTTGGAAAGTCGTTTTTCGACGATCCGGGAACAGGAAGCACAGGTCATACCGGTGACCGTGAGGGAGACTGTCTCCCTCCGGTCACCGGGTGCAGAACGGCTCACGATCGGATTGG
It includes:
- a CDS encoding UDP-3-O-(3-hydroxymyristoyl)glucosamine N-acyltransferase codes for the protein MISSPCPESVTIGENVVVEKNVQIGENVQIGHNVLIRSGVRIGAGSIILDGAILGKSPVKAGLSVTTGESRELPLLVLGKSVTVGAYCVIYRGVEVGDRVFFGDLATVRENVSIGELTIIGRGVTVENKTTIGKRCKIESNAYITAVSLVEDYCFVAPCAAFSNDNYLGRTEERKKHFAGPILRRGARIGVNATLLPGVEIGPDALVAAGAVVTRDVPARTVVIGCPAKEMKPVPEEQLIENQTFYEG
- a CDS encoding heavy metal translocating P-type ATPase, with translation MTCASCSRIVEKRLSKVEGVVFAAVNLATETAFVVLDEPVPLEILEDAVVKAGYAVSRERPQDLEARRYALARRNLILAWVVAAPLMGLMIPHMMGYHIPGYRWFEIFGGALVLFGAGRSSMKGAWIAVTHAHGNMDVLVCLGALAAWSTALLGLVGIQVTSFGAVGAMIVALHVTGRYIESHLRDRAAKEIRALVGIQAREARILKDGEAVTLPIEAVTQGMTLSVHPGERIPADGLIAKGTSAVDESMITGEPIPVTKGEGDDVTGGSVNVTGNLEISVTRTGEDTFLSRMIALIEEAQGAKIPIQAFADRLTGAFVPVVALLALASGVFWFFGVDHFGWLLDKAGTYLPWVVEARDPLSVGLFAFVTTIVIACPCALGLATPMALITGTGAASRKGLVIGNAEAIQTAGDVQVVILDKTGTLTEGHPVVTHKELDDQSLAVAVAMESQSNHPLAKAIAGLDAPALELDQINEEAGQGLRTVLEGQTWILGRPLSIDAYKEQVDLGRTVVEVRCDDEIKGFLALEDPIRPEAYDAIQELKKLGIRPVMATGDNWGAARLVARAVGIPEEDVHAEIRPEDKLDIVRSEQSRGGKVLMVGDGMNDAAALKGADVGVAVGSGADLAIDSADIVIVSGGVDRIAQGVRISRTTFTVIRQNLYWAFGYNLLALPLAMSGLLHPAVAEISMTFSSISVILNSMRVGR